GGCGTTTCATCAAGAGACCACATTGCAGAGACCGTATTTGACTTAAGCGCTCTTTGCACTACATTATCCAAAATCTGTGAAGAATTGGTTCTTTGGAGCACTTACGAGTTTGGAATCGTTTCAATGGCTGATGAATACTCATCCACATCTTCAATCATGCCACAGAAGAAAAACCCTGATGTTGCAGAAGTTGCAAGATCAAAATGCGCTATTGTAAACGGTGAACTTGTAACTATCCTTACAATATTGAAAGCTATTCCATACACTTACAACAGGGATTTGCAGGAAATCACTCCTCACTTATGGAGTGCTTGTGATGTGGCTTATGACACCTTAAAGATAGTCAACCATATGCTCTTGACTGTAACTTTCAATACAGAAAGATGCCTTGAATTGGCAGGAGCTAACTTCGCTACCGCTACCGATTTGGCAGACATTATGGTAAGGGAAAGAAAGATACCATTCAGAACAGCACATCAGATTGTAGGAAGAATTGTTAATGAGGCAGTTGCTGAAGGAGTGAATCCAAGTGAAATCGATGGTGCATATGTGGATAATGTTGCAGAAGAACTTGGATTTGAAAAATTAGGTCTTGATGATGAATTGATTCACAATGCATTGAATCCAATTGAAAACGTTAAGATAAGAAATGTTCCTGGTGGACCTTCCCCTGAAATGGTACAATTGGCTATTGACAATATGAACATATTTTTAGATAATGAATTTGAAAAGCAAGGAATCTGATTGTTTTTCATTTCAATTATTTTATTTTTTCAATCATTTTATAACTATTGTTAAAACATTATCTTTCATGCTGATGGATTGCTAAGATTTTAAATATTATT
The sequence above is a segment of the uncultured Methanobrevibacter sp. genome. Coding sequences within it:
- the argH gene encoding argininosuccinate lyase — protein: MKIRTGRLEKEMTDEAAVYTSSLEFDRFIFDADIQCNYAHTSMLKAQGIIDEEIADKILEALDKLSDEGFDALEFDHSVEDVHMAVENYVTKLVGPEAGFMHTAKSRNDQVATDIRLLLRDRITEIQIGILEFIEGILELAKEHKETVMIGYTHLQHAQPVTLAHHLMAHAQALKRDYQRLDDTYKRVNLNPLGSAAMATTSFPIDRELTTQLLGFDDYLENSMDGVSSRDHIAETVFDLSALCTTLSKICEELVLWSTYEFGIVSMADEYSSTSSIMPQKKNPDVAEVARSKCAIVNGELVTILTILKAIPYTYNRDLQEITPHLWSACDVAYDTLKIVNHMLLTVTFNTERCLELAGANFATATDLADIMVRERKIPFRTAHQIVGRIVNEAVAEGVNPSEIDGAYVDNVAEELGFEKLGLDDELIHNALNPIENVKIRNVPGGPSPEMVQLAIDNMNIFLDNEFEKQGI